A single Mixta calida DNA region contains:
- the nrdA gene encoding class 1a ribonucleoside-diphosphate reductase subunit alpha gives MNQSLLVTKRDGRKERINLDKIHRVLDWAAEGLQNVSVSQVELRSHIQFYDGIKTSDIHETIIKAAADLISRDAPDYQYMAARLAIFHLRKKAYGQFEPPALYDQVSRMVEMGKYDRHLLEDYSREEFELMDSFIDHWRDMNFSYAAVKQLEGKYLVQNRVSGEIYESAQFLYILVAACLFSNYPRETRLDYVKRFYDAVSTFKISLPTPIMSGVRTPTRQFSSCVLIECGDSLDSINATSSAIVKYVSQRAGIGINAGRIRALGSPIRGGEAFHTGCIPFYKHFQTAVKSCSQGGVRGGAATLFYPMWHLEVESLLVLKNNRGVEGNRVRHMDYGVQINKLMYQRLLKGQDITLFSPSDVPGLYDAFFADQDEFERLYTKYEQDESIRKQRVKAVDLFSLMMQERASTGRIYIQNVDHCNTHSPFDPAIAPVRQSNLCLEIALPTKPLMDVNDENGEIALCTLSAFNLGAIESLDDLEELATLAVRALDALLDYQDYPIPAAKRGAMGRRTLGIGVINFAYYLAKHGVRYSDGSANNLTHKTFEAIQYYLLKASNELAKEQGACPWFNETTYAQGIMPIDTYKKDLDAICNEPLHLDWDTLRASIKEHGLRNSTLSALMPSETSSQISNATNGIEPPRGHISIKASKDGILRQVVPEYERLKESYELLWEMPGNDGYLQLVGLMQKFIDQAISANTNYDPSRFPNSKVPMKQLLKDLLTAYKFGVKTLYYQNTRDGAEDAQDDIAPSIQDDGCESGACKI, from the coding sequence ATGAATCAGAGTCTGCTCGTCACTAAACGCGATGGCCGCAAAGAGCGCATCAATCTGGACAAAATCCACCGGGTTCTCGACTGGGCGGCGGAAGGCCTGCAAAACGTCTCCGTTTCCCAGGTTGAGCTGCGTTCCCACATCCAGTTCTACGACGGCATTAAAACCTCCGATATCCACGAGACCATCATCAAGGCCGCCGCGGACCTGATCTCGCGTGACGCGCCGGATTACCAGTACATGGCCGCGCGCCTGGCTATCTTCCACCTGCGTAAAAAAGCCTACGGCCAGTTCGAGCCGCCGGCGCTTTACGATCAGGTCTCACGCATGGTGGAGATGGGCAAATATGACCGCCACCTGCTGGAAGACTACAGCCGTGAAGAGTTCGAGCTGATGGACAGCTTTATCGATCACTGGCGCGATATGAACTTCTCCTACGCGGCGGTGAAGCAGCTGGAAGGCAAGTATCTGGTGCAGAACCGCGTCAGCGGCGAAATTTATGAAAGCGCCCAGTTCCTCTATATCCTGGTCGCCGCCTGCCTGTTCTCCAACTATCCGCGCGAAACTCGCCTGGATTACGTGAAACGGTTCTATGACGCGGTTTCCACCTTTAAGATTTCCCTGCCGACGCCGATCATGTCCGGCGTGCGCACGCCGACCCGTCAGTTCAGCTCCTGCGTGCTGATTGAGTGCGGCGACAGCCTCGACTCGATTAACGCCACCTCCAGCGCCATCGTGAAATATGTTTCACAGCGTGCCGGCATCGGCATCAACGCCGGTCGCATCCGCGCGCTGGGCAGCCCGATCCGCGGCGGCGAAGCGTTCCATACCGGCTGTATCCCGTTCTACAAACATTTCCAGACCGCGGTGAAATCCTGTTCTCAGGGCGGCGTGCGCGGCGGCGCGGCCACTCTCTTCTACCCGATGTGGCATCTGGAAGTAGAAAGCCTGCTGGTGCTGAAAAACAACCGCGGCGTGGAAGGCAACCGCGTGCGCCACATGGACTACGGCGTACAGATCAACAAGCTGATGTATCAGCGTCTGCTGAAAGGCCAGGATATCACCCTGTTCAGCCCGTCGGACGTGCCGGGCCTGTATGACGCGTTCTTCGCCGATCAGGACGAGTTCGAGCGTCTCTATACCAAATATGAGCAGGATGAGAGCATCCGCAAGCAGCGCGTGAAGGCAGTCGATCTCTTCTCTTTGATGATGCAGGAACGCGCCTCCACCGGTCGTATCTACATCCAGAACGTCGACCACTGCAACACCCACAGCCCGTTCGATCCGGCTATCGCGCCGGTACGCCAGTCCAACCTCTGCCTGGAAATCGCGCTGCCGACCAAGCCGCTGATGGATGTGAACGACGAGAACGGCGAAATCGCCCTCTGCACCCTCTCCGCCTTTAACCTGGGTGCGATTGAGAGCCTGGACGATCTGGAAGAGCTGGCGACCCTGGCGGTACGCGCGCTCGATGCCCTGCTCGACTATCAGGACTACCCGATTCCGGCGGCGAAACGCGGCGCAATGGGCCGTCGCACGCTGGGCATTGGCGTCATCAACTTCGCTTACTATCTGGCGAAGCACGGCGTGCGCTACTCCGACGGCAGCGCCAACAACCTGACGCACAAAACCTTCGAAGCCATTCAGTACTACCTGCTGAAAGCCTCTAACGAGCTGGCGAAGGAACAGGGCGCCTGCCCGTGGTTCAACGAAACCACCTACGCGCAGGGCATCATGCCGATCGATACCTACAAGAAAGATCTGGATGCGATCTGCAACGAGCCGCTGCACCTCGACTGGGATACGCTGCGCGCCTCGATCAAAGAGCACGGCCTGCGCAACTCCACGCTCTCCGCGCTGATGCCGTCTGAGACGTCTTCGCAGATCTCCAACGCCACCAACGGCATTGAGCCGCCGCGCGGCCACATCAGCATCAAAGCGTCGAAAGACGGCATCCTGCGCCAGGTGGTGCCGGAGTATGAGCGTCTGAAAGAGAGCTATGAGCTGCTGTGGGAAATGCCGGGCAACGACGGCTATCTGCAGCTGGTGGGTCTGATGCAGAAGTTTATCGACCAGGCGATCTCCGCCAACACCAACTACGATCCGTCGCGCTTCCCGAACAGCAAGGTGCCGATGAAGCAGCTGCTGAAAGATCTGCTGACCGCCTATAAGTTCGGCGTGAAGACGCTCTACTATCAGAACACCCGTGACGGTGCGGAAGATGCGCAGGATGATATCGCGCCTTCTATCCAGGACGACGGCTGCGAAAGCGGCGCCTGTAAAATTTAA
- the nrdB gene encoding class Ia ribonucleoside-diphosphate reductase subunit beta, with product MAYTTFSQNKNDQLLEPMFFGQPVNVARYDQQKYDIFEKLIEKQLSFFWRPEEVDVSRDRIDFQALPEHEKHIFISNLKYQTLLDSIQGRSPNVALLPLISIPELETWVETWAFSETIHSRSYTHIIRNIVNDPSLVFDDIVTNEQILKRASDISGYYDDLIEMTNYWHLLGEGTHQINGKTITVNLRALKKQLYLCLMSVNALEAIRFYVSFACSFAFAERELMEGNAKIIRLIARDEALHLTGTQHMLNLMRSGEDDPEMAEIAQECRQECYDLFKLAAVQEKEWAEYLFRDGSMIGLNKDILCQYIEYITNIRMQAVGLDLPFQTRSNPIPWINAWLVSDNVQVAPQEVEVSSYLVGQIDSEVGENDFDDFQL from the coding sequence ATGGCTTACACCACGTTTTCTCAGAATAAAAACGATCAGCTGCTGGAACCGATGTTCTTCGGCCAGCCGGTTAACGTCGCGCGTTACGATCAGCAGAAATATGACATCTTCGAAAAGCTGATTGAAAAGCAGCTCTCCTTCTTCTGGCGTCCGGAAGAGGTGGACGTGTCGCGCGACCGCATCGACTTCCAGGCGCTGCCGGAGCATGAAAAGCACATTTTTATCAGCAATCTGAAATATCAGACGCTGCTCGACTCCATCCAGGGCCGCAGCCCGAACGTGGCGCTGTTGCCGCTGATCTCGATCCCGGAGCTGGAAACCTGGGTAGAGACCTGGGCCTTCTCAGAGACCATCCACTCGCGCTCTTATACGCATATTATCCGCAACATCGTCAACGATCCGTCGCTGGTGTTCGATGATATCGTCACCAACGAGCAGATCCTGAAGCGCGCCAGCGATATTTCCGGCTACTACGACGATCTGATCGAGATGACCAACTACTGGCATCTGCTCGGCGAAGGCACGCATCAGATCAATGGCAAAACCATTACCGTTAACCTGCGCGCGCTGAAGAAACAGCTTTATCTCTGCCTGATGAGCGTCAACGCGCTGGAAGCGATCCGCTTTTACGTCAGCTTCGCCTGCTCCTTTGCCTTTGCCGAGCGCGAACTGATGGAAGGCAACGCGAAAATCATTCGCCTGATCGCCCGCGACGAAGCGCTGCACCTGACCGGCACCCAGCATATGCTGAACCTGATGCGCAGCGGTGAAGACGACCCGGAAATGGCGGAGATCGCCCAGGAGTGCCGTCAGGAGTGCTACGACCTGTTCAAGCTGGCGGCGGTGCAGGAAAAAGAGTGGGCGGAATACCTGTTCCGCGACGGCTCGATGATCGGCCTGAACAAAGATATTCTTTGCCAGTACATCGAGTACATCACCAATATCCGTATGCAGGCGGTGGGCCTGGATCTGCCGTTCCAGACGCGTTCTAACCCGATTCCATGGATCAACGCCTGGCTGGTTTCCGACAACGTGCAGGTGGCGCCGCAGGAAGTAGAGGTCAGCTCCTACCTGGTGGGTCAGATCGATTCGGAAGTGGGTGAAAACGACTTCGACGATTTCCAGCTGTAA
- the yfaE gene encoding class I ribonucleotide reductase maintenance protein YfaE, translated as MAGMKIKLRVSGAQLECTDEHPSLLALLEANNICVEYQCREGYCGSCRTRLVKGEVSYAGQPLAFIQQGEILPCCCKANGDIEIEL; from the coding sequence ATGGCGGGTATGAAGATCAAACTGCGCGTTTCCGGCGCGCAGCTTGAATGCACCGACGAGCATCCCTCGCTGCTGGCGCTGCTGGAAGCGAATAATATTTGTGTCGAGTATCAGTGCCGCGAAGGCTACTGCGGCTCCTGCCGCACGCGCCTGGTGAAGGGAGAAGTCAGCTACGCCGGGCAGCCGCTGGCCTTTATCCAGCAGGGCGAGATCCTGCCCTGCTGCTGTAAAGCCAACGGCGATATCGAAATCGAACTCTGA
- a CDS encoding nicotinamide mononucleotide deamidase-related protein YfaY: MIRVEMLSTGDEVLHGQIIDTNAAWLADVLFQQGLPMSSRSTVGDSLPALVEALTERSRIADVLIVNGGLGPTSDDLSALAAATACGVELELQPAWLEKIEAFFASRGRPMAPSNRKQAEIPAGSEMIDNPVGTACGFAVTLNDCWIFFTPGVPSEFKVMVEQQILPRLKARFDLPEPPLCLRLTTFGRGESDLAAELEPLALPDGVVMGYRSSMPIIEIKLTGPAAQRVAMEQVWQQVRLQLAECTLFEGTEGLPALLARQLKERGQTLTISERFTAGLLQWQLASGEAPSVAGEVLPAGEESLAQLAHRARQRAQTQQAAVALCVGSLQNEQLGFALVTPDGLFAQQVRFNNQRHTLKTRQELVAMMAMNMLRRWLHGMEVTTGHGWVDIVETLKE; the protein is encoded by the coding sequence GTGATTAGAGTGGAAATGCTCTCAACGGGCGATGAGGTGCTGCACGGCCAGATAATCGATACCAATGCCGCGTGGCTGGCGGATGTGCTGTTTCAGCAGGGGCTGCCGATGAGCAGCCGTTCCACCGTCGGCGACAGCCTGCCTGCGCTGGTGGAGGCGTTAACGGAGCGCAGTCGTATCGCCGACGTGCTGATTGTTAACGGCGGCCTCGGCCCGACCAGCGATGACCTGAGCGCGCTGGCCGCCGCCACCGCCTGCGGCGTTGAGCTGGAGCTGCAACCGGCGTGGCTGGAGAAAATCGAAGCCTTCTTCGCCAGCCGTGGACGACCCATGGCGCCCAGCAACCGCAAACAGGCGGAAATTCCTGCGGGAAGCGAGATGATCGATAACCCGGTCGGCACTGCTTGCGGTTTCGCCGTCACGCTCAATGATTGCTGGATTTTCTTTACGCCCGGCGTGCCGTCGGAATTTAAAGTGATGGTCGAGCAGCAGATCCTGCCGCGTCTGAAGGCGCGTTTCGATCTGCCGGAACCACCGCTCTGCCTGCGGCTGACCACCTTCGGACGCGGCGAGAGCGATCTGGCCGCGGAGCTGGAGCCGTTGGCGCTGCCGGACGGGGTGGTGATGGGCTACCGCTCCTCGATGCCGATTATCGAAATCAAGCTGACCGGCCCGGCCGCGCAGCGGGTGGCGATGGAGCAGGTGTGGCAGCAGGTACGGCTACAGCTGGCGGAATGCACGCTGTTTGAGGGCACGGAAGGGCTGCCTGCGCTGCTGGCGCGTCAGCTTAAGGAACGCGGCCAGACGCTGACCATTAGCGAGCGCTTTACCGCCGGTCTTTTGCAGTGGCAGTTGGCTTCAGGCGAGGCGCCCAGCGTGGCGGGCGAAGTGCTGCCCGCTGGCGAAGAGAGCCTGGCGCAGCTGGCGCACCGGGCGCGCCAGCGGGCGCAAACGCAGCAGGCCGCCGTCGCGCTCTGCGTCGGTTCGCTGCAAAACGAGCAGCTCGGCTTTGCGCTTGTAACGCCGGATGGGCTTTTTGCTCAGCAGGTAAGATTCAACAACCAGCGCCATACGCTGAAAACGCGACAGGAGCTGGTGGCGATGATGGCGATGAATATGCTGCGCCGTTGGCTGCACGGTATGGAAGTGACCACCGGCCACGGCTGGGTCGATATTGTCGAAACGCTGAAGGAATAA
- a CDS encoding catalase yields the protein MSKKGLTTASGAPVAHNNNSMSAGRRGPLLLQDVWLLEKLAHFDREVIPERRMHAKGSGAYGTFTVTQDITRFTRAKLFSEVGKKTDLFIRFSTVAGERGGADAERDIRGFSLKFYTEEGNWDLVGNNTPVFYLRDPLKFPDLNHVVKRDPRTNLRNPTYKWDFFSHLPESLHQLTIDFSDRGLPRSYRHIHGFGSHTYSFINERQERFWVKFHMRCQQGIENMMDDEAALLIGRDRESSQRDLFESIERGDFPRWKFYVQVMPEKEASQTPYNPFDLTKVWPHADYPLIEVGEFELNRNPDNYFAEVEQVAMSPANVVPGIGFSPDRMLQGRLFSYGDAHRYRLGVNHHQIPVNAPKCPFHSYHRDGAMRVDGNSGNGATYEPNSFGVFQEQPDFSEPPLSLEGAADHWNHREDDDYFSQPRALFNLLSEEEHQRMFARIAGELAQVPEFIQQRQLALFLQVDPAYGAGVEAALRALKG from the coding sequence ATGAGTAAAAAAGGTCTTACTACCGCTTCAGGCGCGCCGGTTGCCCATAACAATAATTCCATGTCTGCCGGTCGCCGCGGACCGCTGCTGCTACAGGATGTCTGGCTGCTGGAGAAACTGGCGCACTTTGATCGTGAAGTGATTCCGGAGCGCCGTATGCATGCCAAAGGTTCGGGCGCTTACGGCACCTTTACCGTCACGCAGGATATCACCCGCTTTACCCGCGCTAAGCTGTTCTCTGAAGTGGGCAAGAAAACCGATCTCTTTATTCGTTTCTCCACCGTCGCTGGCGAGCGCGGCGGCGCCGACGCCGAGCGCGATATTCGCGGCTTTTCTCTGAAGTTTTACACGGAAGAAGGCAACTGGGATCTGGTGGGCAACAATACGCCGGTCTTCTATCTGCGCGACCCGCTGAAATTCCCCGATCTGAACCATGTGGTGAAGCGCGATCCGCGTACTAACCTGCGCAACCCAACTTACAAATGGGACTTTTTCTCCCATCTGCCGGAGTCGCTGCATCAGCTGACCATCGATTTCAGCGACCGCGGTCTGCCGCGCTCCTACCGTCATATTCACGGTTTCGGCAGCCACACCTACAGCTTTATCAACGAGCGGCAGGAACGCTTCTGGGTGAAATTCCATATGCGCTGCCAGCAGGGCATCGAAAACATGATGGACGACGAGGCGGCGCTGCTGATTGGCCGCGATCGTGAAAGTTCGCAGCGCGATCTGTTCGAATCGATTGAACGCGGCGATTTCCCGCGCTGGAAATTCTACGTGCAGGTGATGCCAGAGAAAGAGGCGTCGCAAACGCCGTACAACCCATTCGACCTGACCAAAGTATGGCCGCACGCTGATTATCCGCTGATCGAGGTGGGCGAGTTTGAGCTGAACCGTAACCCGGACAACTACTTCGCTGAAGTTGAGCAGGTAGCAATGAGCCCGGCGAACGTGGTGCCCGGCATCGGTTTCTCGCCGGATCGGATGTTGCAGGGCCGTCTTTTCTCCTACGGCGACGCGCACCGCTATCGTCTGGGCGTGAACCACCATCAGATCCCGGTTAATGCGCCGAAATGCCCGTTCCACAGCTACCATCGCGACGGCGCGATGCGCGTTGACGGCAACAGCGGCAACGGCGCGACCTACGAGCCGAACAGCTTCGGCGTGTTCCAGGAGCAGCCGGACTTCAGCGAGCCGCCGCTGTCGCTGGAAGGCGCGGCCGATCACTGGAACCATCGTGAAGATGATGACTACTTCAGTCAGCCGCGCGCGCTGTTTAATCTGCTGAGCGAAGAGGAACATCAGCGCATGTTCGCCCGCATCGCCGGCGAGCTGGCGCAGGTGCCGGAGTTTATCCAGCAGCGTCAGCTGGCGCTGTTCCTCCAGGTTGACCCAGCCTACGGCGCAGGCGTGGAAGCGGCATTGCGAGCGCTGAAAGGCTAA
- the menC gene encoding o-succinylbenzoate synthase yields the protein MRQAKLWRYAIPMESGVLLRDRRLTQREGLLLLLQENRRQGWGEIAPLPGFSSETLAQAQQACLAWIADWLTGRSPAESALPSAAFGISCACAELDGVLPNAASWQSAPLCYGDPDALLLQLQAQATPCAKMKVGLYEAARDGMQVSLLLDALPQLRLRLDANRSWTPEKARQFVRWLTPQQRMRIAFIEEPCRTPEESLRFAADCDLRIAWDETLREPGFTLRTQPGVAAVVIKPTLTGSIARVRQLIADARQLGLEAVVSSALESSLGLTQLARLACWLTPQSTPGLDTLSLMRQQLVRRWPGCDRPLQEQAQWTQIY from the coding sequence ATGCGCCAGGCGAAACTGTGGCGCTACGCCATTCCGATGGAGAGCGGCGTGCTGCTGCGCGACCGTCGCCTGACGCAGCGGGAAGGGCTGCTGTTGCTGTTGCAGGAAAACAGGCGCCAGGGATGGGGCGAAATCGCGCCGCTGCCGGGCTTCAGCAGCGAGACGCTGGCGCAGGCGCAGCAGGCATGCCTTGCATGGATCGCCGACTGGCTGACCGGCCGGTCCCCCGCAGAAAGCGCGCTGCCGTCGGCGGCGTTCGGCATCTCATGCGCCTGCGCCGAACTTGATGGCGTGCTGCCGAACGCGGCCAGCTGGCAGAGTGCGCCGCTGTGCTACGGCGACCCGGATGCGCTGCTGTTGCAGTTACAGGCGCAGGCTACGCCCTGCGCCAAAATGAAAGTGGGACTGTATGAAGCGGCGCGCGACGGCATGCAGGTCAGCCTGTTGCTGGACGCGCTGCCTCAGCTGCGGCTGCGGCTGGACGCCAACCGCAGCTGGACGCCGGAAAAAGCGCGACAGTTTGTCCGCTGGCTGACGCCGCAGCAGCGCATGCGCATCGCTTTCATTGAGGAGCCGTGCCGCACGCCGGAAGAGAGCCTGCGTTTCGCCGCCGACTGCGACCTCCGCATCGCCTGGGATGAAACGCTGCGCGAGCCGGGCTTCACGCTGCGGACACAGCCGGGCGTGGCGGCGGTAGTGATTAAGCCGACGCTGACCGGTTCCATCGCTCGCGTTCGCCAACTCATTGCTGACGCCCGGCAGTTGGGCCTGGAGGCGGTGGTCAGTTCCGCGCTGGAGTCGAGCCTGGGTTTAACGCAGCTGGCGCGGCTGGCCTGCTGGTTGACGCCGCAGTCGACGCCGGGGCTGGACACGCTGTCGCTGATGCGTCAGCAGCTGGTGCGGCGCTGGCCGGGCTGCGATCGCCCGTTACAGGAGCAGGCGCAGTGGACGCAGATTTACTGA
- the menB gene encoding 1,4-dihydroxy-2-naphthoyl-CoA synthase produces MLNSDDPQLAAPVEWHDCSGDFVDICYHKSPDGIAKITINRPQVRNAFRPLTVQEMMLALQDARYDEGIGVIILTGAGDLAFCSGGDQKVRGDYGGYRDESGVHHLNVLDFQRQIRSCPKPVVAMVAGYAVGGGHVLHMLCDLTIAADNACFGQTGPKVGSFDGGWGASYMARIVGQKKAREIWFLCRMYDAQQALEMGLVNTVVPLTQLEQETVRWCREMLRNSPMALRCLKAALNADCDGQAGLQELAGNATMLFYMTEEGQEGRNAFNQKRQPDFSQFRRNP; encoded by the coding sequence ATGCTTAACTCAGATGACCCACAGCTCGCGGCGCCCGTTGAATGGCATGACTGCAGCGGCGACTTTGTTGATATCTGCTATCACAAATCGCCGGACGGCATCGCTAAAATCACCATTAACCGTCCGCAGGTGCGCAATGCGTTCAGGCCGCTGACCGTGCAGGAGATGATGCTGGCGTTACAGGATGCGCGTTACGACGAGGGCATTGGCGTCATTATCCTCACCGGCGCAGGCGATTTGGCCTTCTGCTCCGGGGGCGATCAGAAGGTGCGCGGCGACTACGGCGGCTATCGGGATGAGAGCGGCGTCCATCATCTGAACGTGCTCGATTTTCAGCGGCAAATCCGCAGCTGCCCTAAGCCGGTCGTGGCGATGGTGGCGGGCTACGCGGTCGGCGGCGGCCATGTGCTGCATATGCTGTGCGATTTAACCATTGCGGCGGATAACGCGTGCTTTGGTCAGACCGGGCCGAAAGTCGGCTCTTTCGACGGCGGCTGGGGAGCTTCCTATATGGCGCGCATCGTCGGACAGAAAAAAGCGCGCGAAATCTGGTTCCTGTGCCGCATGTATGACGCGCAGCAGGCGCTGGAGATGGGTCTGGTCAACACCGTGGTGCCGCTGACGCAGCTGGAGCAGGAGACGGTGCGCTGGTGCCGCGAAATGCTGCGAAACAGTCCGATGGCGCTGCGCTGCCTGAAGGCGGCGCTCAACGCCGACTGTGACGGCCAGGCGGGACTCCAGGAGCTGGCCGGTAACGCCACCATGCTCTTTTATATGACCGAAGAGGGCCAGGAGGGGCGTAACGCCTTCAACCAGAAGCGCCAGCCCGATTTCAGCCAGTTCCGGCGCAACCCCTGA
- the menH gene encoding 2-succinyl-6-hydroxy-2,4-cyclohexadiene-1-carboxylate synthase, giving the protein MILHARWQGHRRSCKPTLVWLHGFLGSADDWLSVQQAFPDWPMLSIDLPGHGGSRSQRVSGFDALCEQLSATLRHHQIRKYWLIGYSMGGRVAMYYACRAALPGLCGLVVEAGHPGLSDERERQARLAHERRWIARFRDVPLTTTLEAWYRQPLFAELCARQRSELVAQRGAGHGPSLAAMLHATALSRQPNLLPELRELKVPFSYLCGEWDSKFLQLAQQARLPLHTIAAAGHNAHRASPVDFSLCLAQLLRQPV; this is encoded by the coding sequence ATGATCCTTCATGCCCGCTGGCAGGGCCACCGCCGCAGCTGCAAGCCGACGCTGGTCTGGCTGCACGGTTTTCTCGGTTCAGCCGATGACTGGCTGTCGGTGCAACAGGCCTTCCCTGACTGGCCGATGCTGAGCATCGATCTGCCCGGCCACGGCGGATCGCGCAGCCAGCGCGTCAGCGGCTTCGATGCGCTATGCGAACAGCTGAGCGCTACGTTGCGCCATCACCAGATCCGTAAATACTGGCTGATCGGCTATTCAATGGGCGGCCGTGTGGCGATGTATTACGCCTGTCGGGCGGCGCTGCCGGGTCTGTGCGGGCTGGTGGTGGAGGCGGGACATCCAGGCCTGAGCGACGAACGCGAGCGTCAGGCGCGCCTGGCACATGAACGACGCTGGATCGCCCGCTTCCGCGATGTACCCCTTACCACCACGCTGGAGGCCTGGTATCGCCAGCCGCTGTTCGCCGAACTGTGCGCGCGTCAGCGCAGCGAGCTGGTGGCGCAGCGCGGGGCGGGGCATGGACCGTCGCTGGCGGCGATGCTGCACGCCACGGCGCTCAGCCGCCAGCCCAATCTGCTGCCAGAGCTGCGCGAACTAAAGGTTCCTTTCAGCTATCTCTGCGGCGAGTGGGACAGCAAGTTTTTACAGCTGGCGCAGCAGGCGCGATTGCCGCTGCATACCATCGCCGCCGCCGGGCATAACGCCCATCGCGCCAGCCCCGTCGACTTTAGCCTTTGTCTGGCGCAGCTGCTGCGTCAGCCTGTCTGA
- a CDS encoding isochorismate synthase, which translates to MYSLPAACAALLTQLTQIDSVEAGCRSLTVPLDAAGDSLAWLSAQPHRPQLWWQHRSGQEQVALCGAIRRYQTLYQAEQACRHLPVNWRIWGGNRFEAANSFFFLPRLMWRRDRRGDRLTLFLHSDSCLRDDARAAARFLQQLLPSRPLPPLTGTLRERQCQPEQAEWRRRVETALATIDAGVLEKVVLARTANLVWDRPLPPEALLAASRRANPHCYQIMLRLEDESALVCASPERLWLRQQNELLTEALAGTVACDSQPEVAQRQGQWLLRDGKNRRENGLVMEDICQRLHGMVSGLEVMPVELVRLRNVQHLRRRIHGELRSRSDALCLQRLQPTAAVAGLPRTAARAFLQRHEGLDRDWYAGSLGFISRQKSEFCVTLRCALMLGERVRLYGGAGIVAGSDPLLEWQETENKIAALAALLPGE; encoded by the coding sequence GTGTATTCGCTTCCTGCCGCCTGTGCCGCATTGCTCACTCAGCTGACGCAGATCGATAGCGTCGAAGCGGGCTGTCGCTCGCTTACCGTTCCCCTTGACGCGGCTGGCGACTCACTCGCCTGGCTCAGCGCTCAGCCGCACCGGCCCCAGCTCTGGTGGCAGCACCGTTCCGGCCAGGAGCAGGTGGCGCTCTGCGGCGCCATTCGCCGTTATCAGACGCTATATCAGGCGGAACAGGCATGTCGTCATCTGCCGGTTAACTGGCGCATCTGGGGCGGCAACCGTTTTGAGGCGGCCAACAGCTTCTTCTTTCTGCCGCGCCTGATGTGGCGACGCGATCGCCGCGGCGATCGGCTGACCCTGTTTCTCCACAGCGACAGCTGCCTGCGCGACGATGCGCGCGCCGCCGCGCGCTTTCTGCAACAGCTGCTGCCGTCACGGCCCTTGCCGCCGCTGACGGGAACGCTGCGGGAACGGCAGTGCCAGCCGGAGCAGGCCGAGTGGCGTCGGCGGGTCGAAACCGCGCTGGCGACCATCGACGCTGGCGTGCTGGAAAAAGTGGTGCTGGCGCGCACCGCCAATCTCGTCTGGGACCGTCCGCTGCCGCCTGAGGCGCTGCTGGCGGCCAGCCGCCGCGCCAATCCGCACTGCTATCAAATCATGCTGCGTCTCGAAGATGAGAGCGCGCTGGTCTGCGCCAGCCCGGAACGACTCTGGCTGCGTCAGCAGAACGAACTACTGACAGAGGCGCTGGCGGGCACGGTCGCATGCGACAGCCAGCCGGAAGTGGCCCAACGGCAGGGGCAATGGCTGCTGCGCGACGGGAAAAATCGCCGCGAAAACGGGCTGGTGATGGAGGATATCTGCCAGCGGCTGCACGGCATGGTCAGCGGGCTGGAGGTGATGCCGGTGGAGCTGGTGCGCCTGCGCAACGTTCAGCACCTGCGGCGGCGCATTCATGGCGAGCTGCGCAGCCGCAGCGATGCGCTCTGTCTGCAACGGCTACAGCCGACGGCGGCGGTGGCGGGCCTGCCGCGCACTGCCGCCCGCGCCTTTTTACAGCGGCACGAAGGGCTGGATCGCGACTGGTACGCCGGGTCATTGGGCTTTATTTCACGACAGAAAAGCGAATTCTGCGTCACGCTGCGCTGCGCGTTGATGCTGGGCGAGCGGGTGCGGCTGTATGGCGGCGCTGGCATCGTCGCCGGTTCCGATCCGCTGCTGGAGTGGCAGGAAACGGAGAACAAAATCGCCGCGCTGGCGGCGCTGCTGCCCGGCGAATAG
- the elaB gene encoding stress response protein ElaB, with the protein MAVSTDSQENRDPLLTDDAQATREPHETRLDDDLTLLTETLEEVLKSSGDPTDQKYIELKAKAEQALHDVKARVSAASDSYYYRAKKAAYRADDYVHEKPWQGIGIGAAAGLVFGLLLARR; encoded by the coding sequence ATGGCTGTATCAACTGACTCACAAGAAAACCGCGATCCGCTATTAACGGACGACGCTCAGGCAACGCGTGAGCCGCATGAAACGCGCCTGGATGATGACTTAACCCTGCTCACCGAAACGCTGGAAGAGGTGCTGAAATCTTCCGGCGATCCAACCGATCAGAAATATATTGAACTGAAGGCGAAGGCGGAGCAGGCGCTGCATGATGTGAAAGCTCGCGTTAGCGCAGCGTCAGATTCTTACTACTATCGTGCGAAAAAAGCGGCCTACCGCGCCGACGACTACGTGCACGAAAAACCGTGGCAGGGCATCGGCATCGGCGCAGCCGCCGGTCTGGTTTTCGGCCTGCTGCTGGCGCGCCGCTAA